A stretch of Carya illinoinensis cultivar Pawnee chromosome 14, C.illinoinensisPawnee_v1, whole genome shotgun sequence DNA encodes these proteins:
- the LOC122294152 gene encoding UPF0481 protein At3g47200-like, which produces MERTFIYPAIHPADHKLPNDEKKLLECKGLLIDIANPSIKEKRHFECKELIIDIPWEASRCPDQYCIYRVPKRLREVNNMAYTPRVVSIGPFHHRSEELKDMDIQKLLILKNFCNGTWKSIEDLKRIIERREEEIRSYYSETILLSSEGFLNMILLDAIFILELFYRKYEILMADEKDSGSSKAQYQIDYILSRPCMELGILHDLLLLENQLPFFVLEDLYQLGYPKPEKRALIDLCCGFFCDLYRYIVPYKYIEPKNDEVDHIEPKKDEVDHIDDKRTHFKYLVRRLNDISLKSNQVKHLTDLVRYFFRPPKIEGRKEHHVHLHGTATKLDEVGLKFKKSNSKRDLLQIQFPDNECLERFPCFNLSWLLSCLPCLKSIDCLERSVQRRLEVPPLLLDDKTEGLFRNQMALEQCHYPSKTYICDYIVLLDDLITTKEDVRLLVEKEIIVNELGSSAAVTKLINNLALEIEESGTHYAKLCEDLNTYYKSPWNRLIGILTKTYFSDFFKGTATFVGIILLGFTLWNFQRLITLSARKY; this is translated from the coding sequence ATGGAACGGACATTCATCTACCCCGCAATACACCCAGCCGATCATAAGCTGCCCAATGACGAAAAAAAGCTACTTGAATGCAAAGGGCTGCTCATTGACATTGCCAATCCTtccattaaagaaaaaagacacTTTGAATGCAAAGAGCTGATCATTGACATTCCATGGGAGGCATCTCGTTGTCCTGATCAATACTGTATCTACAGGGTTCCCAAGAGACTTCGTGAGGTCAATAATATGGCGTACACCCCTCGGGTGGTTTCTATCGGCCCTTTTCATCACCGTAGTGAAGAGTTGAAGGACATGGACATACAAAAACTCCTAATTTTGAAGAATTTCTGTAATGGTACTTGGAAGAGCATCGAGGATCTTAAACGCATCATCGAGCGTAGAGAAGAGGAAATCCGCAGCTACTATTCAGAGACCATTCTACTTAGCAGTGAAGGTTTTCTAAACATGATTCTATTGGATGCTATCTTTATACTTGAGCTCTTCTACaggaaatatgaaatattaatggCTGATGAAAAAGATTCTGGAAGCTCAAAGGCTCAGTatcaaatagattatatattaaGCCGACCGTGCATGGAACTCGGCATACTGCATGACCTGCTTCTACTTGAGAATCAGCTTCCGTTCTTTGTTCTTGAGGACTTATACCAATTAGGGTATCCCAAACCTGAAAAAAGGGCTCTTATTGATCTCTGTTGTGGCTTTTTTTGTGATCTCTATAGATATATTGTGCCCTATAAATATATTGAGCCCAAGAACGATGAAGTAGATCATATTGAGCCCAAGAAGGATGAAGTAGATCACATTGATGATAAAAGGAcacatttcaaatatttggTGAGACGTTTGAACGACATTTCACTCAAGTCCAATCAAGTAAAGCATCTCACAGATTTGGTGAGATACTTTTTCCGTCCACCTAAAATAGAAGGGCGAAAAGAACATCATGTACACCTACACGGTACTGCAACAAAGCTTGACGAGGTAGGGTTGAAATTCAAAAAGTcaaattcaaaaagagatttACTTCAAATACAATTTCCGGATAATGAATGCTTAGAAAGGTTCCCGTGCTTCAATCTCTCATGGCTCTTGTCTTGCTTACCCTGCCTGAAAAGCATTGATTGCTTGGAACGCTCTGTGCAACGTCGCTTGGAAGTCCCACCCCTTCTGTTAGACGACAAAACCGAAGGTCTTTTCCGAAATCAGATGGCCTTGGAGCAGTGCCATTATCCATCTAAAACTTACATTTGCGATTACATTGTGCTGTTGGATGATCTTATCACAACTAAAGAAGATGTAAGGTTGCTTGTTGAAAAGGAGATCATTGTTAACGAGTTAGGTTCCAGCGCTGCAGTGACGAAACTGATTAACAACCTCGCCCTGGAGATTGAAGAAAGTGGAACCCATTACGCCAAGCTCTGTGAAGATCTTAATACGTATTACAAGAGCCCTTGGAATCGTCTGATCGGAATCTTGACTAAGACGTATTTCTCAGACTTTTTTAAAGGCACTGCTACTTTTGTTGGAATTATTCTTCTGGGTTTCACTTTGTGGAATTTCCAAAGGCTCATTACATTGAGTGCTAGAAAGTACTAG
- the LOC122294687 gene encoding uncharacterized protein LOC122294687, with the protein MEEFNECINSCGLMDLPLDGKQLSWCNGQQGLARSWAKLDRVLINTQFGHEHGQTTARLLSRKTSDHSPIFLSFTKVDERYGPAPFRFQNMWTSHDSFLEMVRISWNEPIRWEPGLLNLAGKLKRLKQKMRQWNRETFGRVDAIIKELEEREEIYEEILQENYSEDIEQDLLITKAELDIWYKREDMRLAQQAKKIWLEKGDKNTKFFHATLAQRRRNACIKSMNLPDGTVLGSMELVHEGAVKYFEDFLTIEEDVATPCLEELIQPAVSENIVQSLRTEPTEKEIYQAFASIKADSSPGPDGFGSAFYVSSWSIIKEDVMAAVREFYSGQTLPRYYSSSFLVLIPKIKNPQSYDSFRPISLCNVIYKVFSKTLVDKLSLILDDAIAPEQGAFVKGRNILENITLTQEMVKLLHRKNRGGNILMKIDMSKAYDRVNWKFLDHTLRAFGLPDFFCRLIKNCVTSTWFSIMMHGTYKGFFKAKRGLRQGDPISPILFIIMEEVFSRLLKRKALEKRILTFSQPSGTPPISHLLFADDIMVFANASRGSIWCLMEVVKTYELWSGQKVNLEKSAVYFSKQLKRRRRGEILMETGVKEGHFPFQYLGVPIVEGKLKARNFDTLILNIERKLSGWKSRLLSQGGRMILMRHVLSSMPVYLLSAIHMPKLVIRKVHSLFANFFWGEQGGKSKRKWRSWRKLCAPEEEGGIGMRDVAEVQKSLFMKFGWNILTQKSLWANFFRAKYLKNGHIERRPESKLVSNFWKKVKEGIKEVLAKSSWKVREGNISLWFDNFLPGGPISEMISQVEEPNTRLKDLLDKNRWEDERIQRLMDRQTANEVIQLVGKLKDEKDVLVWLPEKSGTFSTKSAWNEVRLKHPKFEWAKWVWHKFLPKKIAICVWRAAFNCLSVDEQTRNIGIPIASACNCCKERQNEDLEHLLSKGELAVSIWKRASAEMGVPFRTQQNWKERVQIWFNRASRKTQLGFLLGLMPCVIIWKIWSWRCAARMEGFYKNIMEVWGDIKFWLGSIANTIIKARKLTSWDNKMIRNLGIHTVIVKKKQVKIIKWRRPNAGRLKLNVDGSSLGNPGLAGGGGILRDSGGKIVYGFSKHFGNASSVEAELRALLEGVKLCQNLGYTAIDIECDSIILVNWTRKQKCTAWYLWDYWEELQAVLQHFDFTISHSYREGNQVADSLARRGALGESSLFSEWKQLPRITRGLARLESMGTACFRCT; encoded by the coding sequence ATGGAGGAATTTAACGAGTGCATTAATAGCTGCGGTCTAATGGATCTACCATTAGATGGGAAGCAActatcttggtgtaatgggcagCAAGGCTTAGCAAGAAGCTGGGCAAAGCTTGACAGGGTTCTAATAAACACTCAGTTTGGGCATGAGCATGGGCAAACCACGGCAAGGTTGCTTAGTAGAAAAACCTCGGACCATTCTCCTATTTTTTTAAGCTTTACTAAGGTAGACGAAAGGTATGGACCAGCGCCGTTTCGATTTCAGAATATGTGGACATCACATGACAGTTTCTTAGAAATGGTACGGATTTCATGGAACGAGCCGATAAGGTGGGAGCCAGGTTTGCTGAATCTGGCCGGGAAACTAAAAAGGCTTAAACAGAAAATGAGGCAGTGGAATAGAGAGACTTTTGGCCGAGTTGATGCAATAATCAAAGAACTGGAGGAGAGGGAAGAAATCTACGAGGAGATCCTCCAAGAAAACTACTCGGAGGATATTGAGCAAGACCTCCTTATCACCAAGGCAGAACTGGATATTTGGTACAAAAGAGAGGACATGAGACTAGCCCAACAAGCAAAAAAAATCTGGTTAGAGAAGGGCGATAAGaacactaaattttttcatgctacATTGGCTCAACGTAGAAGGAATGCATGTATTAAAAGCATGAACCTACCAGACGGAACAGTTTTGGGATCGATGGAACTAGTACATGAGGGGGCGGTCAAGTATTTTGAGGATTTCCTTACGATAGAAGAGGATGTTGCAACACCATGCTTGGAGGAACTGATCCAACCTGCTGTGTCGGAAAACATAGTACAAAGCCTGAGAACAGAaccaactgagaaggagatttATCAGGCTTTTGCATCCATAAAGGCAGATAGCAGCCCGGGACCCGATGGCTTCGGATCCGCTTTCTACGTATCAAGCTGGAGCATTATCAAGGAAGATGTTATGGCTGCTGTAAGAGAGTTTTACTCGGGTCAAACTCTCCCAAGATATTACTCTTCTTCCTTTCTAGTGCTtattccaaaaattaaaaatcctcAGAGTTACGATAGCTTCCGCCCCATAAGCTTATGTAACGTGATTTATAAAGTTTTTTCGAAAACTTTAGTGGATAAACTATCCTTGATACTTGATGATGCTATTGCGCCAGAACAAGGGGCTTTTGTGAAAGGAAGAAATATCTTGGAAAACATCACCCTCACCCAAGAGATGGTAAAGCTGCTACACCGTAAGAATAGAGGAGGAAACATTTTGATGAAGATAGACATGAGCAAGGCGTATGACAGGGTAAACTGGAAATTTCTGGACCACACTCTTAGAGCTTTTGGTTTGCCGGACTTCTTTTGTAGGTTGATAAAAAATTGTGTAACATCGACGTGGTTCTCTATCATGATGCACGGCACCTATAAAGGGTTTTTCAAGGCAAAAAGGGGGCTGCGACAAGGGGACCCTATTTCTCCTATTTTGTTTATCATCATGGAAGAGGTCTTCTCAAGATTGCTCAAGAGGAAGGCTTTGGAGAAGAGGATCTTAACTTTTTCTCAGCCTAGCGGAACCCCTCCTATCTCACActtattatttgctgatgacaTAATGGTTTTTGCCAATGCTAGTAGGGGATCTATCTGGTGCCTAATGGAGGTGGTAAAGACTTATGAACTGTGGTCTGGTCAGAAGGTTAATCTTGAAAAATCAGCAGTATACTTCTCTAAGCAACTGAAAAGAAGAAGGAGGGGAGAGATCTTGATGGAAACGGGTGTTAAGGAGGGACATTTTCCTTTCCAGTATTTGGGGGTCCCAATAGTGGAGGGTAAACTGAAGGCTAGAAACTTTGACACATTGATTTTGAACATTGAGAGGAAACTTTCAGGTTGGAAAAGCAGATTATTATCACAAGGGGGAAGAATGATTCTTATGAGACATGTACTATCTAGCATGCCTGTCTATTTACTCTCAGCAATACATATGCCAAAACTAGTGATCCGAAAGGTGCATAGTCTCTTTGCAAATTTTTTCTGGGGTGAACAAGGGGGTAAGAGCAAAAGAAAGTGGAGGTCGTGGAGGAAGCTTTGCGCCCCAGAGGAAGAGGGTGGTATAGGTATGCGAGACGTTGCTGAGGTCCAAAAATCTCTCTTCATGAAATTCGGATGGAATATTCTAACTCAAAAATCACTTTGGGCAAATTTTTTCAGAgccaaatatttgaaaaatggacACATAGAAAGGAGACCAGAAAGCAAGCTGGTATCTAATTTCTGGAAAAAAGTTAAGGAAGGAATTAAAGAAGTTCTGGCTAAATCAAGTTGGAAAGTACGGGAAGGAAACATCTCTCTTTGGTTTGATAATTTCCTCCCAGGGGGTCCTATCTCGGAAATGATATCACAAGTGGAAGAGCCAAACACAAGACTAAAGGACCTGCTAGACAAAAACAGATGGGAAGACGAGAGAATACAAAGACTGATGGATAGACAGACGGCAAATGAAGTAATACAGCTTGTAGGaaaattaaaagatgaaaaggacgTGCTAGTGTGGTTACCAGAGAAGAGTGGAACCTTCTCCACAAAATCAGCTTGGAACGAAGTGAGATTAAAGCACCCGAAATTCGAATGGGCAAAATGGGTCTGGCATAAATTTCTCCCCAAAAAGATAGCTATATGTGTGTGGAGGGCAGCTTTTAACTGCCTAAGTGTTGATGAACAAACACGCAATATTGGAATTCCTATTGCGTCGGCATGTAACTGCTGCAAAGAAAGGCAAAATGAAGACTTGGAACACCTGCTAAGCAAAGGGGAACTAGCAGTAAGTATCTGGAAAAGGGCATCAGCTGAGATGGGAGTCCCTTTCCGGACACAACAGAACTGGAAAGAGAGAGTTCAGATCTGGTTTAACAGGGCCTCACGCAAAACTCAGCTTGGTTTCCTGCTGGGATTAATGCCATGTGTAATAATCTGGAAAATATGGAGCTGGCGCTGTGCAGCAAGAATGGAGGGGTTTTATAAAAACATCATGGAGGTATGGGGAGATATTAAATTCTGGTTAGGGTCCATAGCCAATACAATCATCAAAGCCCGGAAATTAACCAGCTGGGATAATAAAATGATCAGAAACTTAGGTATTCATACAGTGATAGTGAAGAAGAAACAGGTGAAGATTATCAAGTGGAGGAGGCCGAATGCTGGTAGACTAAAGCTAAACGTGGATGGTAGCAGCCTCGGCAACCCAGGACTAGCTGGAGGGGGTGGTATTCTGAGGGATAGTGGGGGAAAAATAGTTTATGgtttttcaaaacattttggAAATGCCTCAAGCGTGGAAGCTGAACTAAGAGCTTTACTGGAAGGGGTAAAACTATGTCAAAATCTGGGATACACAGCTATAGACATTGAGTGTGACTCTATAATTCTTGTGAACTGGACACGGAAGCAAAAATGCACAGCTTGGTACCTTTGGGATTACTGGGAAGAACTGCAGGCTGTTTTACAGCACTTTGACTTCACAATATCACACTCCTATAGAGAAGGCAACCAAGTGGCAGATTCTTTGGCTAGAAGGGGTGCCTTGGGTGAGTCATCTTTATTCTCAGAATGGAAGCAACTCCCAAGGATAACGAGAGGGCTGGCGAGACTTGAATCTATGGGGACTGCTTGTTTTAGATGCACATGA